In the Populus trichocarpa isolate Nisqually-1 chromosome 8, P.trichocarpa_v4.1, whole genome shotgun sequence genome, CCttcatatatcaaaaaattcacAATGTAAACTGGGAAAAATCATTCTGCTAAACATGAGATTCTGATGCCAACAGGTTTCCACCAATGCAGATGGGGTTACCATAACCTGTCTGTGGTTGAAGATGTTGTCGAGAACTACAAAAAGGCTCAGATCCCACTTGATGTCATTTGGAATGATGACGATCACATGGATGGCCACAAGGACTTCACCCTCAACCTTGTCAACTATCCTCGTCCAAAACTTTTGGCTTTCCTAGAGAAGATACACAGCATTGGCATGAAGTATATTGTAATTATTGATCCTGGAATTGGTGTTAATTCTAGTTACGGTGTGTACCAAAGAGGCATTGCCAATGATGTATTTATCAAGTATGAGGGTGAGCCCTACTTAGCTCAAGTTTGGCCAGGAGCTGTCAACTTTCCTGACTTTCTCAATCCAAAAACAGTAGACTGGTGGGGTGATGAAGTTCGTCGGTTCCATGAACTTGTCCCTGTTGATGGTCTTTGGATTGACATGAATGAAGCTTCAAATTTTTGTTCTGGACTGtgcaaaatcccaaagggcaagCAGTGTCCAAGTGGAACTGGACCTGGTTGGGTCTGCTGCTTGGATtgcaaaaacataacaaaaacaagatGGGATGATCCACCTTACAAGATAAATGCTTCAGGATTGCAGGTTCCAATAGGGTACAAAACCATAGCAACCAGTGCTGTTCACTACAATGGTGTTTTGGAGTATGATGCTCATAGCCTCTATGGATTCTCTCAGGCCATTGCTACTCACAAGGCCCTGCAAGGTCTTGAAGGCAAGAGGCCATTTATATTATCACGCTCCACTTATGTTGGATCAGGCAAATATGCTGCTCACTGGACCGGTGATAATAAAGGCACTTGGGAGGATTTGAAATATTCCATTTCTACTATGataaattttggtatttttgggGTACCAATGGTTGGTTCAGATATATGTGGGTTTTATCCTGCACCCACTGAAGAGCTTTGCAACAGGTGGATTGAGGTGGGCGCTTTCTATCCCTTCTCAAGGGATCATGCGAACTTCTATTCCCCAAGGCAGGAGCTTTATCAATGGGATTCAGTAGCTGAGTCTGCTAGAAATGCACTTGGTATGAGGTACAAGATTCTTCCATATCTCTACACACTGAGCTATGAGGCTCATACGACAGGAGCCCCAATTGCTAGAccacttttcttctccttcccaGATTACACTGAGTGTTACGGGTTGAGCACCCAGTTCTTGCTCGGAAGTAGCCTCATGATATCTCCGGTGCTTGAGCAAGGGAAATCACAGGTTAAAGCACTCTTTCCTCCTGGTAGTTGGTACAACTTATTCGATATGACACAGGCCATTACATCGGAAGGAGGGCAGTATGTCACTCTTGATGCACCCTTGCATGTTGTTAATGTGCATTTGCATCAGAACACAATCCTACCCATGCAGCAGGGTGGAATGATCTCTAAGGAAGCCAGAATGACACCTTTTGCCCTTGTAGTGACCTTCCCTGCAGGGGCTAGTGATGGAAAAGCTGCTGGGAAACTTTTCCTTGATGACGACGAGCTCCCGGAAATGAAACTGGCAAGCGGATCGGCAACATATGTCGATTTCTATGCAACCTTAAGTCAAGGAACTGTGAAATTGTGGTCAGAAGTTCAGGAAAGCAAGTTTGCTTTAGATAAGGGTTGGAAAATCAGTAAGGTAGCAGTGTTGGGATTAGGTAGAAGCGGGGCACCATCAGCACTGGAGTTTGATGGGAAGCCGGTAACCGCTGCTTCAAACATCGAGTTGACCTCATTGGAGCAGAAATATCTTGAGGACCTCCAAGTTGGCAGTGAAAAGAAGAGTAGTGTGATGGTAGAAGTTAATGGCTTGGAAATTCCTGTTGGCAAAAACTTTGCCATGTCCTGGAAAATGGGGATCAGCGGTTGAGCTTTGAGAAGGCTCATTACTTCTATTTCAGATTATGTATTGAGATTGTTGATGCATTTGATGTTTGTTGTCAGGGTTCTTACGGAGAAGAGATGAGCTAAAATATGTTCATCCTTTTCTATCCAAAGCAATTAAAGAGTCTCTAGATTTCACTGCTTTCTTAATAAGCGCATTCTCATTGATATTGTAGTTTAAAATGCAGCTATGCAATGTCAAGTTCCTGGAGTAATTCTATAACATTATGAAGTATTCTTGTGCTATCATGTTCACTTGGTCATGCCTTCCTCTAGAAATAGGCGGGGGGGCAGATTCTGTGGATAGAATTTCAACCACGCAAAACTCTACATAGCCGTATCCTTCCGTTTGCACAAATTCTCGTTCAAGAGTATCTTGGGTATGCACAGAGGGGTAAAATGGAAATCTTCCTCGGATTCGGGGCATGAGCCCATGACCGGGATTAGAAAAATTACACCAAGTTTTACGTTTGCAGCAGGTCTGCAATGTGAGGCCTCTGAAGATTAACCTGTGAGTTTATGACTTCTAACTTCCAACTTCCAACTTCCAAGGGTTTAAATTGagagcgcgatccaacgttaACTTAGGCTTGTTGGTTTCTTAGATTCgttaaatttattagaaaacgGTACTGCCACTATCTTGGTGGGGGACTGCTTGCCGCGCTTCGTGCTCTGTAAGCATAGATTAGCCCATCCGTGAGAAATTCCAGATTATTATGCACTcgaaaaatttaagaaaataaatcgtTGGTAAGAAGTCAAAATTCcccattttaattttcaacattcctttattattttaatggaggAATAATAAATGGAGGCTGGTATGGAAATTAAGAGAGTGGGGGGGATGCATTGCCATCTATTATCatctcttgatattttttttacactctTAATACTTCATCCTCGAATCTtacttccttaaaaaaaatttatattcctGATTTCAACTTAATAGCAAACACAACTCTAATCTTAACAAGAATCAAATCCAAAGTCCTATCCCCCCCTGCTCCTCGGAAAAACACACCGGCCTCGCCATAACTTTCTCCGGCAACTCAAATGGCAAAACGACGTGATTACATCTCGTCTTCGTGTAtccatctttttattaaaaatgtaactatgaaataaatattgataGTATCACCTGAAAGccatataaaatattgatagaCATCACTATCTCCATGGCAAAAtgataccataaaaaataagatgagaATTGTgatttattgtattaaaaaaaaagtcagacaAAACCCTTTATGATAATGGTAGATAAGGGATGCCTAATGTAGGGCTTTTTCTATGAATAACTCAAACCATCGAGTTTAGCACCATcgtaaatcaattgaaaaatgaGTCATGCGCCCAGCCAGGCATCTTGATAGAAGAGTTCGGCTATCGAAGGAATGTTAGCTTGTTCCAGCAAATAAGAGACATCTATTACAATCCAGTCAAAGAACACTGAAACCTTATTCTAAgaaataaatgacaaaaaaaagaagaggaaatcaaagaaaatatcatTGCGTTCAAGGTTTTCCTTGCCAGCAAGAGAtcaagagagggagagggaaatataagatatatatcaaaaaaccacataaaaaacaaaaaaaaatatatgtaacaTTTATTTCATTGCATGTATAagatacatataaaaattaaaaaatcaatggagtggctattaaaaaaataaaaataacaaataaaaaaagctattgAGTTTAGAGGTGAATCTGCGTGCGACTTGCAACTAGCCTCAAGTTTATATtccttgtaattaaaaaaaaaacatatagaccACGCATCATCTAAAAATATGATGCATTGTCCATTTTTCTTCGTGATATATGAAATTCTTGGCAGTTATATCACCAgcgaaattattaaaaaaactcgtTTTCtcacatataaaaaatcttctaaacctTCTAGGctcaaaaatcatttataaacaaacaactaataacaaaatttaattttaattttaaacttttagatgtaaaaattcaaatcaacatTTCTTTCGATTccagaaataaaaagatttaattttcctATCTATGAATTAATCACTACTACCCTAACACCTCTCCTCTCTTAAATTTTAGGTGGTAAAATTAGTCTTCAGCATGGTGGGTAATATGTTTGACTTTCTCCCCTCTGCTTTAATACTAACAACTATTTACTAGTccagaaaaaagggaaaaaaaaacagtaagtACCTCATACTAAATGCGGAGGATTGATGTAAAGCTACAATGTTGTGATGCTCAAATAAATacgataaaagaaaaaaaaaactattagtaAAATtgtgagaaataaaatattatcctaGTTCTCACCTAtagaaataacattatttttgttttttttagtaaaaatcgAGGCCAAAACCAAAACTAAGAAATCAGACTCATTTGGGAAGAGTATCTAACATATGACATCAAGcaataacaaagaagataaaccATCAAGCGAGAACTAGGAAGAGAATGGGTTCCTCTGACTTGTGAATGGTAAAAAGTAGCATCGTACATAGGTTGTCTTCCCGGCATGAATGGCGGAATGCAAACCTCCCTTGTGCTTGAGATTCGGAAAAAAATTGTAGTTGAAATGCTTTCCAAAACAGTCTCTGATGTCCTGTTATAGCGATAAGACAGGGTGGTTGTGTAATAAAGATGTCGATGGCGACTCAATCAAAGGTGAAACAGTAGAATGTCTAGCACGATTTCTTTTATCGGAACACAAGGATCTGCTTTATCCAAGAACTAAAGTTCATGTCTAGATTCGCGGGCATGCTATGCACCGcatgccattttttttattggtaaaaaaaaatgatatgtaaaaaatacaagcgtgttttaaaaataaaattaaaaaaatataactcagGGCATAGCTCGGTAGAGAAATAAATGAAGagcttaaaaaatcataaataaaaaatttcaagataattcagggtattttgaaaattcataaaaatcatatagaagATGTATAAGAAAGAAAAGCCTCATCGTCGATAATATAGATGTTAAATTCATAATATACAAGGCAAGTACAAAAATAGAGTCtaatttcaaattatatcaatgatgaataataaaattaaaaaaatataagttttaaaaaaaaaaccaaacaaacatgGATGAATCTTCTAAGTCTAAGTTAAGGTCTTAAATTCATCCAAGTCTAAGTTAAGGTCTTAAACTCACAACCCATTAAATCTTAAACTcggattgaataaaaaaactcaattctcagcTGATTCCATATTGATTAGCTAGAGTATATTTGACGATGAACAATATATAAGAAGACCCAGGAAaaccttgtttattttttaaatcagtgaaaaatcctatataaataaaataaataaaaacaacagaGTCCAGATCTCTAATTTAACAGATGTTgcaaaacttcaaaaaacataacttaaagaaatgaaaaggattgGAAAGGAAAAACATGTGCAAAGCTTTCAAACctaggttaatttttaaaattaaaatccatgAAATCATGGACTTGGGCATGGTTAAAAAGTTCAATTCCTAGCCAATCTATTGTCAagtgatggaattgaaaaaaaaatatcaatttaaaaaatttaccaaataaacaaaaatagtaataaaaaagaattagaatgaaatttgacaagaaaaaaacttagggtgggcaaaataaaaaaaaataaaaatttatcttatataaaataaatagcaatcaagaTGACGAGAACAAAATCTaaaagatagaaaattaatggatgatgaaattaaaaaaaatatataaattgttttaaaaataatatttaaaacattaaagaatGGATctggaataaaaatattaatttaaataattagtcaaaaaacccaacaaagaacgacaaaaaaaaaacttaaaataaccaGGATCATTCTCAGGACCAGCAAAAAATCCACATAGagcaacaaaatttaaaaaaaatggaacctagtctccaattaaataagtgttaaagaatacaaaaatatcataaccaCTAGATATTAGAAACCAAGCAAACCCATTGCGAACTTCTTAAACTTTATATGATCTCTAAAACTCATAGCTGATGAAATCCAACATCtaaaaagcttgatttttaaccaatttaatatcaaataataaaatcgtgAAACaagaatatcaattaaaaaaaacagttaagagtaaaaaaacaaaaaaaaaacgaggatCAAAcctgacaataaaaaaaaacctaaggaggatgaagtaaaaaaaaaatgatcatagATATAACaaataacagttaaaaaaatgataaccaatttttaaagataaacaaaagaagagatgaaattgaaaataaattttaattttatagactATTCAGAACAATAGAAATAGtgatcaagagttatggactAGGTGtcaagttataaaaataaaagggttcGTGCGAATATCAAGGTgggtaaagaaaaagaaagaaaaaaattattgcttgTTGGCTACAAATCGGATGCGTATTTGGCGCACGCACCTCCCATCACGGAAGGGATTTTGAGCCCTTTCAAATACAACTAAGAAAGGCAGTGTTTGGTGATCAGATAGCCCCACACACACTGTCATAAAAGCATGGGAAATGCCTACTTGTCGGCACGTGCATGACATGTGTTAAGaaagttttccttttaaaaacaaatattaaacttttattaaaatataaaaatgcctCAGtgttaaacataaaaataaaataaaaaacatgatgagAAGACCTGAACACCTATGAAGGatagttttgttaattttgaatccataaacaattaagtaatttaactttgataaaaaaaaaaacatgaaaaccccAATCTTAAGCCATCTTCTTTTTGTTCCCGGTGgtgtatttaaataatttgattattgaaaaaattttaaaaaaccaatctACCCCTAAACATTTTGAAAATGGAAATGAATTACagtaaaaaaagatcaatatgatcttaaatcatagttttttttttttatctagagaCACAATTGTCAAGAGACCACTCCTCCATCGAATAGTATTTATTGGTTTGCGTTACActacatattaaataaaaagattttgctaacatgaaaaaatatttaagcgttgttaatgttttatatagtgaaaaaaataaataaaccatgTGGAGATTAATTTGGCGTGACCCAGACAACTTAGCAagtcaaaaaacaattagaagacCGGTAAAAGCACAACTCTACTCGAAATAAATAcctaatatgaattttttatataaatactaagACGACAACATAGTAGATCGATtcgggtcaactcgggttaacctgtcaatctGCATGCTAGGttataagactatgataacct is a window encoding:
- the LOC7488355 gene encoding alpha-xylosidase 1 — translated: MFSSTGSFFSLFFFSFLLVLLLSFYQVNSSSTPTKIGKGYRLISIEETPDGGIVGILQVKQNNKIYGPDIPLLQLYVKHETQDRLRVHITDAEKQRWEVPYNLLPREKAQALKQTIGRSRKNPITVQEYSGSELIFSYIADPFSFAVKRKSNGQTLFNSSSDGSGSFGEMVFKDQYLEISTQLPKDASLYGLGENTQPHGIKLYPGVPYTLYTTDISAINLNADLYGSHPVYMDLRKVKGQAYAHAVLLLNSNGMDVFYRGTSLTYKIIGGVFDFYFFSGPSPLAVVDQYTALIGRPAPMPYWAFGFHQCRWGYHNLSVVEDVVENYKKAQIPLDVIWNDDDHMDGHKDFTLNLVNYPRPKLLAFLEKIHSIGMKYIVIIDPGIGVNSSYGVYQRGIANDVFIKYEGEPYLAQVWPGAVNFPDFLNPKTVDWWGDEVRRFHELVPVDGLWIDMNEASNFCSGLCKIPKGKQCPSGTGPGWVCCLDCKNITKTRWDDPPYKINASGLQVPIGYKTIATSAVHYNGVLEYDAHSLYGFSQAIATHKALQGLEGKRPFILSRSTYVGSGKYAAHWTGDNKGTWEDLKYSISTMINFGIFGVPMVGSDICGFYPAPTEELCNRWIEVGAFYPFSRDHANFYSPRQELYQWDSVAESARNALGMRYKILPYLYTLSYEAHTTGAPIARPLFFSFPDYTECYGLSTQFLLGSSLMISPVLEQGKSQVKALFPPGSWYNLFDMTQAITSEGGQYVTLDAPLHVVNVHLHQNTILPMQQGGMISKEARMTPFALVVTFPAGASDGKAAGKLFLDDDELPEMKLASGSATYVDFYATLSQGTVKLWSEVQESKFALDKGWKISKVAVLGLGRSGAPSALEFDGKPVTAASNIELTSLEQKYLEDLQVGSEKKSSVMVEVNGLEIPVGKNFAMSWKMGISG